Proteins encoded together in one Stutzerimonas stutzeri window:
- a CDS encoding hybrid sensor histidine kinase/response regulator has translation MPDRNDEVNLLIVDDLPENLLALDALLQAPGVRVHQAESAEQALELLLRHEFALAILDVQMPGMDGFQLAELMRGTERTKQIPIVFVSAAGRELNYAFKGYESGAVDFMHKPLDAHAVRSKVSVFVDLYRSRKRLARQLEALEQSRREQEVLLDELRQTKAELEDAVRMRDDFMSIVSHELKTPLNTLILEVQLRKLQLSRNNLAAFSEERLRGMVDKDERQIQSLIRLIDDMLDVSRIRTGKLSIRPNRTDLAALVGNVVESFAAQMEACGCELRLERNEPIVGVWDAFRIEQVLANLLTNAMRYGAGRPVQVSVAACAEGACIEVRDHGIGISPKSLERIFHQFERAEGSESSAGLGLGLFIADQIVRAHQGRIQVHSEEGRGSVFRVLLPLGE, from the coding sequence ATGCCCGACCGTAACGACGAGGTGAACCTGCTCATCGTCGATGACCTGCCGGAGAACCTGTTGGCTCTGGATGCGCTGCTGCAGGCGCCGGGCGTCCGGGTGCACCAGGCCGAATCGGCCGAGCAGGCGCTGGAGCTGTTGCTGCGACATGAGTTCGCCCTGGCCATTCTCGATGTGCAGATGCCGGGCATGGACGGCTTCCAGCTGGCCGAGCTGATGCGCGGCACCGAGCGTACCAAGCAGATCCCCATCGTCTTCGTCAGCGCCGCCGGCCGTGAGCTCAATTACGCCTTCAAGGGCTACGAGAGCGGTGCGGTGGATTTCATGCATAAACCGCTGGATGCCCATGCGGTGCGCAGCAAGGTCAGCGTGTTCGTCGACCTGTACCGCAGCCGCAAGCGCCTGGCCCGTCAGCTCGAGGCGCTGGAGCAGAGTCGTCGCGAGCAGGAGGTGCTGCTCGACGAATTGCGGCAGACCAAGGCCGAACTGGAAGATGCGGTGCGCATGCGCGATGACTTCATGTCCATCGTTTCCCACGAACTGAAGACGCCGCTCAATACCCTGATCCTCGAGGTACAGCTGCGCAAGCTGCAGCTCAGCCGCAACAACCTCGCCGCTTTCAGCGAAGAGCGCCTGCGCGGCATGGTGGACAAGGACGAGCGACAGATCCAGAGCCTGATCCGGCTGATCGACGACATGCTCGACGTCTCGCGCATCCGCACCGGCAAGCTGTCGATCCGCCCGAACCGCACCGATCTCGCCGCACTGGTGGGCAACGTGGTGGAAAGTTTCGCGGCGCAGATGGAAGCCTGCGGCTGCGAGCTGCGGCTGGAGCGCAACGAGCCCATCGTCGGGGTCTGGGATGCCTTCCGCATCGAGCAGGTACTGGCCAACCTGCTCACCAACGCCATGCGCTACGGTGCCGGCAGGCCGGTGCAGGTGAGCGTCGCCGCCTGTGCCGAAGGTGCCTGCATCGAAGTGCGTGACCATGGCATCGGCATCAGTCCGAAGAGCCTGGAACGCATCTTTCACCAGTTCGAGCGGGCCGAAGGCAGCGAAAGCAGCGCCGGGCTGGGCCTGGGGCTGTTCATCGCCGATCAAATCGTGCGTGCGCACCAGGGGCGTATCCAGGTGCACAGCGAGGAAGGTCGCGGCTCCGTGTTCCGCGTGCTGCTGCCGCTGGGCGAATAG
- a CDS encoding slipin family protein, whose protein sequence is MGYEMSFLVLLVLVVGLLASAFRILREYERGVVFMLGRFWKVKGPGLIMIIPGLQQMVRVDLRTLVLDVPTQDVISRDNVSVKVNAVVYYRVLDAQKAIIQVEDYHSATSQLAQTTLRAVLGKHELDDMLAEREQLNNDIQQVLDAQTDAWGIKVSNVEIKHVDLDESMVRAIARQAEAERERRAKVIHAEGELQASEKLMQAAEMLGRQSGAMQLRYMQTLSNIAGDKSSTIVFPLPIELLQGIKNLDRKS, encoded by the coding sequence ATGGGTTATGAAATGAGTTTTCTGGTGCTGCTGGTGCTGGTCGTGGGGCTGCTCGCCTCGGCGTTCCGCATCCTGCGTGAGTACGAGCGCGGCGTGGTGTTCATGCTCGGGCGCTTCTGGAAGGTCAAGGGACCCGGCCTGATCATGATCATCCCCGGGCTGCAGCAGATGGTGCGGGTCGACCTGCGCACCCTGGTGCTGGACGTGCCGACTCAGGATGTGATCTCCCGTGACAACGTCTCGGTGAAGGTCAACGCAGTGGTGTACTACCGCGTGCTGGACGCGCAGAAGGCGATCATCCAGGTCGAGGACTATCACTCGGCCACCAGCCAGCTGGCGCAGACCACACTGCGCGCAGTGCTCGGCAAGCACGAACTGGACGACATGCTGGCCGAACGCGAGCAGCTCAACAATGACATCCAGCAAGTGCTCGATGCACAGACCGACGCCTGGGGGATCAAGGTGTCCAATGTCGAGATCAAGCACGTCGACCTCGACGAATCCATGGTCCGCGCCATCGCCCGCCAGGCCGAAGCGGAACGCGAGCGGCGCGCCAAGGTCATTCATGCAGAGGGCGAGCTGCAGGCTTCCGAGAAGCTGATGCAGGCCGCCGAAATGCTCGGCCGGCAATCGGGCGCCATGCAGCTGCGCTACATGCAGACGCTGAGCAACATCGCCGGTGACAAGAGCTCGACCATCGTTTTTCCGTTGCCCATCGAACTGCTGCAGGGCATCAAGAACCTCGACAGGAAATCCTGA
- a CDS encoding MBL fold metallo-hydrolase, with product MRIHHLNCGCMCPLGGALFDGFSKGLTAQLVCHCLLLETDQHGLVLVDTGFGTEDVRRPGERLSPFFRALNNIRLEPRYTALEQLHRLGFAAEDVRHIVLTHLDFDHAGGLSDFPQAQVHVLQREMDATRATRSFIGHSRYRHRQWDEVRHWQFYEPGGDLWFGFQAVRELRGLPPEIQLIPLTGHTHGHAGVAVQTDSGWLLHAGDAYFFREEVGRNERHCTPGLRFYQRMMEVDRTARLANQHRLWTLSLEHRDEVTLFCSHDAQELARMQRGAH from the coding sequence ATGCGCATCCATCACCTGAACTGTGGCTGCATGTGTCCGCTCGGCGGGGCCTTGTTCGATGGTTTCAGCAAGGGCCTGACGGCACAGCTGGTCTGCCATTGCCTGCTGCTGGAAACCGACCAGCACGGGCTGGTGCTAGTGGATACCGGTTTCGGCACCGAAGACGTGCGGCGCCCCGGCGAGCGGCTCAGTCCGTTCTTCCGGGCGCTCAACAACATCCGCCTGGAGCCGCGCTACACCGCGCTGGAACAGCTGCACCGGCTCGGTTTCGCCGCCGAGGACGTGCGCCATATCGTGCTCACCCACCTGGATTTCGACCACGCCGGGGGCCTGTCGGATTTTCCGCAGGCCCAGGTGCACGTGCTGCAGCGCGAGATGGATGCCACCCGGGCGACACGCAGCTTCATCGGCCACAGCCGCTACCGTCACCGGCAGTGGGACGAGGTGCGCCACTGGCAGTTCTACGAGCCGGGCGGCGATCTCTGGTTCGGCTTCCAGGCCGTTCGCGAGTTGCGCGGGCTGCCGCCGGAAATCCAGCTGATCCCGCTGACGGGGCATACCCATGGTCACGCCGGGGTCGCCGTGCAGACCGACAGCGGCTGGTTACTGCATGCCGGCGACGCCTATTTCTTCCGCGAGGAGGTCGGCCGCAACGAGCGCCATTGCACGCCGGGGCTGCGCTTCTACCAGCGCATGATGGAGGTCGATCGCACCGCTCGGCTGGCCAATCAGCACCGGCTGTGGACGCTGTCGCTGGAGCACCGCGACGAGGTCACGCTGTTCTGCAGCCATGACGCGCAGGAGCTGGCGCGCATGCAGCGTGGTGCGCACTGA
- a CDS encoding CheR family methyltransferase, whose amino-acid sequence MPDRNVEIELKLLIEAIYLKYSYDFHDYSSASLKRRVLLALKQLDCESISELQRKILYDPHAFMDLLQYLTIPVSEMFRDPSYYRSLREHVVPVLRTYPSLKIWVAGCSTGEEVYSMAILLKEEGLLERTIIYATDINPRSLEQARQGIFAIDHLRQYTANYQQAGGTRSFSDYYTAAYDSAIMDKSLKEKVTFADHSLATDSVFSETQFISCRNVLIYFNKPLQDRAFGLFHESLCHRGFLGLGSKETVEFSGYAGLYEPFDKSERIFRKL is encoded by the coding sequence ATGCCCGACCGTAATGTCGAGATCGAACTCAAGCTGCTGATCGAGGCCATCTACCTCAAGTACAGCTACGACTTCCACGACTACTCCAGCGCCTCGCTCAAGCGCCGGGTGCTGCTGGCGCTCAAGCAGCTCGACTGCGAAAGCATCTCGGAACTGCAGCGCAAGATCCTCTATGACCCGCATGCCTTCATGGACCTGCTGCAGTACCTCACCATCCCGGTCAGCGAGATGTTCCGCGACCCGAGCTACTACCGGTCGCTGCGCGAGCACGTGGTGCCGGTGCTGCGCACCTATCCGTCGTTGAAGATCTGGGTCGCCGGCTGCAGCACCGGCGAGGAGGTCTACTCGATGGCCATCCTGCTCAAGGAGGAGGGGCTGCTGGAGCGGACGATCATCTACGCCACCGACATCAACCCGCGCTCGCTGGAGCAGGCACGTCAGGGCATCTTCGCCATCGACCACCTGCGCCAGTACACCGCCAACTACCAGCAGGCCGGCGGCACCCGCAGTTTTTCCGACTACTACACCGCCGCCTACGACTCGGCGATCATGGACAAGTCACTGAAAGAAAAGGTTACGTTTGCCGATCATAGTCTGGCGACCGATAGCGTATTTTCCGAAACGCAATTCATCTCGTGCCGCAACGTCCTGATCTATTTCAACAAGCCGCTGCAGGATCGCGCCTTCGGTCTGTTCCATGAGTCGCTCTGTCACCGAGGCTTCCTCGGCCTGGGCAGCAAGGAGACCGTCGAGTTCTCGGGCTACGCCGGTCTCTACGAGCCGTTCGACAAATCGGAAAGGATCTTCCGCAAACTATGA
- a CDS encoding NfeD family protein: protein MPRHPARWLLALLLALAVQSASAADPVTLLRVDGAIGPASADYILRGLQHARDEGAQLVVLELDTPGGLDTSMRAIIKAILASPIPVATYVTPSGARAASAGTYMLYASHVAAMAPGTNLGAATPVQIGGMPGAPPEQPKGEREDDAKASGDALARKQVNDAAAYIRGLAQLRERNAEWAEQAVREAVSLSASEALKLKVIDYLARDVADLLRQLDGKTLATIEGEVRLQTADARLIEHAPDWRVRLLAVITNPSVALILMMIGIYGLILEFSNPGMGAGGVLGGICLILALYALQLLPVNYAGVALILLGIAFMVAEAFLPSFGVLGIGGVAAFVAGAVILIDTEVPGFGIPLSLIVPLGFASALLVFAIVAMALKARRQRLVGGDAELIGSLAPVTGISAQDPHSGWVHLQGENWQVRSATPLQVGQQVRVVAREGLQLNVAAQPSSNREELNHGL, encoded by the coding sequence ATGCCTCGCCATCCCGCCCGCTGGCTGCTGGCCCTGCTGCTCGCGCTCGCGGTCCAGAGCGCGAGTGCCGCCGATCCGGTGACGCTGCTGCGGGTCGATGGCGCCATCGGCCCGGCCAGCGCCGATTACATTCTGCGCGGCCTGCAACACGCCCGCGACGAGGGCGCACAGCTGGTGGTGCTGGAACTGGACACCCCCGGCGGGCTGGACACCTCCATGCGCGCCATCATCAAGGCGATTCTCGCCAGCCCCATTCCGGTGGCCACCTATGTCACCCCCAGCGGCGCCCGCGCCGCCAGCGCCGGCACCTACATGCTCTATGCCAGCCATGTCGCCGCGATGGCGCCGGGCACCAATCTCGGCGCGGCGACGCCGGTGCAGATCGGCGGCATGCCCGGTGCACCGCCGGAGCAGCCGAAGGGCGAACGTGAAGACGACGCCAAGGCGTCCGGCGACGCCCTCGCCCGCAAGCAGGTGAACGATGCGGCGGCCTATATCCGCGGGCTGGCCCAGCTGCGCGAACGCAACGCCGAGTGGGCCGAGCAGGCGGTGCGCGAGGCGGTCAGCCTGTCGGCCAGCGAAGCCCTGAAACTCAAGGTGATCGATTACCTGGCGCGCGACGTGGCCGACCTACTGCGTCAGCTCGACGGCAAGACGCTGGCCACCATCGAGGGCGAGGTCAGGCTGCAGACGGCCGATGCGCGCCTGATCGAACACGCGCCGGACTGGAGGGTGCGCCTGCTGGCGGTGATCACCAACCCCAGCGTGGCGCTGATTCTGATGATGATCGGCATCTACGGGCTGATCCTCGAATTCTCCAATCCCGGCATGGGCGCCGGCGGCGTGCTGGGCGGCATTTGCCTGATCCTGGCGCTGTATGCGCTGCAGCTGCTGCCGGTGAACTACGCCGGGGTGGCGCTGATCCTGCTCGGCATCGCCTTCATGGTGGCCGAGGCCTTCCTGCCCAGTTTCGGTGTGCTCGGCATCGGCGGGGTCGCCGCGTTCGTCGCCGGCGCGGTGATTCTGATCGACACCGAGGTACCCGGCTTCGGCATTCCACTGTCGCTGATCGTGCCACTGGGCTTCGCCAGCGCGCTGCTGGTGTTCGCCATCGTCGCCATGGCACTGAAGGCGCGCCGCCAGCGGCTGGTCGGCGGTGATGCCGAGCTGATCGGCAGCCTGGCGCCGGTCACCGGCATCTCCGCGCAGGACCCGCACAGCGGCTGGGTGCATCTGCAGGGCGAGAACTGGCAGGTACGCAGCGCCACCCCGTTGCAGGTCGGCCAGCAGGTACGGGTGGTCGCCCGGGAGGGTCTGCAATTGAACGTCGCGGCACAGCCATCAAGCAATCGAGAGGAGCTGAACCATGGGTTATGA
- a CDS encoding SDR family oxidoreductase, with protein MPEPTAVICGATAGVGRASAEAFARAGYRVALIARGEQGLSDTQAQLEALGARVLAIAADVADAPALEAAATRVEAELGPIDVWVNAAMATVFGPFSALTPEEIRRVTEVTYLGSVHGTLTALRHMRPRNRGTIVQVGSALSYRAIPLQSAYCGAKFAIRGFIDSLRCELIHDRSGIRLSMVQLPAHNTPQFDWARNKVGWRAQPVPPIHTPEVAARAVLRAAREAPRELWVGTASLKAIIGTLFMPGLLDRMLARQAWDGQLIPEREPEGRPDNLFEPVEGLHATQGRFGDQAKPRAIALSAASVGKLALGAGALLALGAGWALGRRGR; from the coding sequence ATGCCAGAACCAACCGCGGTGATCTGTGGCGCGACTGCCGGTGTCGGCCGCGCCAGCGCCGAGGCCTTCGCCAGAGCCGGCTACCGCGTCGCGTTGATCGCGCGCGGCGAGCAGGGCCTGAGCGACACCCAGGCGCAGCTCGAAGCGCTGGGAGCCCGTGTGCTGGCGATCGCCGCCGATGTCGCCGATGCCCCGGCTTTGGAAGCGGCCGCCACGCGCGTCGAGGCCGAGCTGGGACCGATCGACGTCTGGGTAAACGCGGCGATGGCCACGGTGTTCGGCCCGTTCTCGGCACTGACTCCCGAAGAAATCCGCCGCGTCACCGAGGTGACCTACCTGGGCAGCGTGCACGGCACCCTGACCGCCCTGCGCCACATGCGCCCACGCAACCGCGGCACCATCGTGCAGGTCGGCTCGGCGCTGAGCTATCGCGCGATTCCGCTGCAGTCGGCCTACTGCGGGGCCAAGTTCGCCATCCGCGGCTTCATCGACTCGCTGCGCTGCGAGCTGATTCACGACCGCAGCGGCATTCGCTTGAGCATGGTGCAACTGCCGGCGCACAACACGCCGCAGTTCGACTGGGCACGCAACAAGGTCGGCTGGCGTGCACAGCCGGTGCCGCCGATTCATACACCCGAGGTCGCCGCCCGTGCCGTTCTGCGGGCGGCCCGGGAAGCGCCAAGGGAATTGTGGGTCGGCACCGCCAGCCTGAAAGCGATCATCGGCACGCTGTTCATGCCCGGGCTGCTCGACCGCATGCTGGCCCGCCAGGCCTGGGACGGCCAGCTGATCCCCGAGCGTGAGCCCGAGGGCCGCCCCGACAACCTATTCGAGCCCGTAGAGGGGCTGCACGCCACCCAGGGTCGCTTCGGCGACCAGGCGAAACCGCGGGCGATCGCCTTGAGCGCGGCGAGCGTCGGCAAGCTGGCGCTGGGCGCCGGCGCGCTGCTGGCGCTGGGTGCGGGTTGGGCGCTGGGGCGTCGCGGCCGCTGA
- a CDS encoding response regulator, protein MSESFIDQNNFRRILNRNVAVPLGFGFLSAFFFSAIVYYLLSVSHWVDQSVKGVAHAHEALRLVADLETGLRGYLIAGEKPFLDPYRQGLEQIEEELDALKRYAGNNPLQLSRIQKVEAAHHLWLTFAEEGIARRSAGESIVEYVRTRRGLDLTNQRRTLLNEFIATERQLRAERTDTSEIVTTALIGGFLLFSLIFSSLLVFLGRRDLTTLSTTYSESLRKQQAHAEALEKQAWYRTGQTQLSESIIGELALPALGQGVLNFLSRYIDAAVGALYVVQDGKLQRVAEYAYDPEHLQSARSLEVGTGLVGQAALERRMMALEDLPAGYLKVTSALGDTTPRAVLIVPVEDSGLLNGVIELGFLRPLREQDSELLRRIAPSIGSAIEAARYRQRLQKVLAETQQLNEELQVQQEELRAANEELEEQSNALRESQTHMEEQQAELEQTNEQLAEQTEALARQRDQMDEKNQRLNEAQLMLEQRADELQRASRYKSEFLANMSHELRTPLNSSLILAKLLADNPAGNLSEEQVQFARSIYSAGNDLLTLINDILDISKVEAGKLEVHPELTILARLVDGMKSLFLPQAMEKALSFSVELADDLPPTLFTDRQRLEQILKNLLANAFKFTEKGSVTLRVEPRDGGMLAFAVRDTGIGIAPEQQAAIFEAFRQADGTTNRRYGGTGLGLSISRELANLLGGQIEVQSAPGAGSTFTLVLPQSYSEPLAVEPTTAPQPSRAPVTMAEAITPPARRDEPELPNRGAVSYERLPDDRDKYPFKERCVLVIEDEPQFARILRDLAHELEYSCLLSQNADDGFDTAVQYKPDAILLDMRLPDHSGLTVLERLKENPATRHIPVHVVSVEDRKEAALQMGAVGYAMKPTTREELKDVFGRLEAKLAQKVKRILLVEDDALQRESMSRLIEDVDIEITAVEFGAQALEQLRSTVFDCMIIDLKLPDMDGSELLERMAKEDICSFPPVIVYTGRNLTRDEEAALLKYSRSIIIKGARSPERLLDEVTLFLHKVESDMPPERQKMLKSARSREKAFEGRKILVVDDDVRNVFALTSALEQKGALVEIARNGLEAIDKLQHATDIDLVLMDIMMPELDGFTAMQEIRKEARFAKLPIIAVTAKAMKDDQDRCLRSGANDYLAKPIDLDRLFSLIRVWLPKVELL, encoded by the coding sequence ATGAGCGAGTCCTTCATCGATCAGAACAATTTCAGGCGCATCCTCAATCGCAACGTGGCCGTGCCTCTGGGCTTCGGCTTCCTCAGCGCCTTCTTCTTCAGTGCCATCGTCTATTACCTGCTGAGCGTCAGCCACTGGGTCGATCAGTCGGTCAAGGGGGTGGCCCACGCCCATGAAGCGCTGCGCCTGGTCGCCGATCTGGAAACCGGCCTGCGTGGGTACCTGATCGCCGGCGAAAAGCCGTTCCTCGATCCGTACCGCCAGGGCCTTGAGCAGATCGAGGAGGAGCTGGACGCGCTCAAGCGCTACGCCGGCAACAACCCGCTGCAGCTGTCGCGCATCCAGAAGGTCGAGGCGGCGCATCATCTCTGGCTCACCTTTGCCGAAGAAGGGATCGCGCGGCGTAGCGCCGGCGAGTCGATCGTCGAGTACGTGCGCACCCGCCGCGGCCTCGACCTGACCAACCAGCGCCGCACGCTGCTCAACGAATTCATCGCCACCGAGCGTCAGCTGCGTGCCGAGCGTACCGACACCTCGGAAATCGTCACCACGGCGCTGATCGGTGGCTTCCTGCTGTTCAGCCTGATCTTCAGCAGCCTGCTGGTCTTTCTCGGCCGCCGCGATCTGACCACGCTGTCGACGACCTACTCCGAATCGCTGCGCAAGCAGCAGGCGCATGCCGAGGCGCTGGAAAAGCAGGCCTGGTACCGCACCGGCCAGACCCAGCTGAGCGAGTCGATCATCGGCGAACTGGCGCTGCCGGCCCTGGGCCAGGGCGTGCTGAACTTCCTCTCGCGCTACATCGACGCCGCCGTCGGCGCGCTGTACGTGGTGCAGGACGGCAAGCTGCAGCGCGTTGCCGAATACGCCTACGACCCGGAACATCTGCAGAGCGCGCGTAGCCTCGAGGTCGGTACGGGGCTGGTAGGGCAGGCCGCCTTGGAGCGGCGGATGATGGCGCTCGAAGACCTGCCGGCCGGCTATCTCAAGGTGACCTCGGCGCTGGGCGACACCACACCGCGCGCGGTGCTGATCGTGCCGGTGGAGGACAGCGGCCTGCTCAATGGCGTGATCGAACTGGGCTTCCTGCGACCGCTGCGCGAGCAGGACAGCGAGCTGCTGCGACGCATCGCCCCGAGCATCGGCTCGGCCATCGAAGCGGCGCGTTACCGCCAGCGGCTGCAGAAGGTGCTGGCCGAAACCCAGCAGCTCAACGAGGAGCTGCAGGTGCAGCAGGAAGAACTGCGTGCCGCCAACGAGGAGCTGGAGGAGCAATCCAATGCCCTGCGCGAGTCGCAGACGCACATGGAAGAGCAGCAGGCCGAGCTGGAGCAGACCAACGAACAGCTGGCCGAGCAGACCGAAGCGCTGGCTCGTCAGCGCGACCAGATGGACGAGAAGAACCAGCGCCTGAACGAGGCCCAGCTGATGCTCGAGCAGCGCGCCGACGAGCTGCAGCGTGCCAGCCGCTACAAGTCCGAGTTCCTGGCCAACATGTCCCACGAGCTGCGCACGCCGCTGAACAGTTCGCTGATCCTGGCCAAGCTGCTGGCGGACAACCCGGCCGGCAACCTGAGCGAGGAGCAGGTGCAGTTCGCCCGCTCCATCTATTCGGCTGGCAACGACCTGCTGACCCTGATCAACGACATTCTCGACATTTCCAAGGTGGAAGCCGGCAAGCTCGAGGTGCACCCGGAACTGACCATCCTCGCGCGGCTGGTCGATGGCATGAAGAGCCTGTTCCTGCCACAGGCCATGGAGAAGGCCCTGAGCTTCAGCGTCGAACTGGCCGACGACCTGCCGCCCACCCTGTTCACCGACCGCCAGCGCCTGGAGCAGATCCTCAAGAACCTGTTGGCCAACGCCTTCAAGTTCACCGAGAAGGGCTCGGTCACCCTGCGCGTCGAGCCGCGCGATGGCGGCATGCTGGCCTTCGCGGTGCGCGACACCGGCATCGGCATCGCGCCGGAGCAGCAGGCGGCGATCTTCGAGGCGTTCCGCCAGGCCGATGGCACCACCAACCGACGTTATGGCGGCACGGGCCTGGGCCTGTCGATCTCCCGCGAGCTGGCGAACCTGCTGGGCGGCCAGATCGAAGTGCAGAGTGCGCCGGGCGCCGGCAGTACCTTTACCCTGGTGTTGCCGCAGAGCTACAGCGAGCCGCTCGCCGTCGAGCCGACCACCGCGCCGCAGCCGAGCCGTGCACCGGTCACCATGGCCGAAGCGATCACGCCGCCGGCGCGCCGCGACGAGCCGGAGCTGCCGAACCGCGGCGCCGTGTCCTACGAGCGCCTGCCCGACGACCGCGACAAGTACCCGTTCAAGGAGCGCTGCGTGCTGGTCATCGAGGACGAGCCGCAGTTCGCGCGCATCCTCCGTGACCTGGCCCACGAACTCGAGTACAGCTGCCTGCTGTCGCAGAACGCCGACGACGGCTTCGACACCGCGGTGCAGTACAAGCCCGATGCCATCCTGCTCGACATGCGCCTGCCGGACCATTCCGGCCTGACCGTGCTCGAGCGCCTCAAGGAAAACCCGGCGACCCGCCATATTCCGGTGCACGTGGTCTCGGTGGAGGATCGCAAGGAAGCCGCGCTGCAGATGGGCGCGGTGGGCTACGCGATGAAACCCACCACCCGCGAGGAACTGAAGGACGTGTTCGGTCGCCTGGAAGCCAAGCTGGCGCAGAAGGTCAAGCGCATCCTGCTGGTGGAGGACGACGCCCTGCAGCGCGAGAGCATGTCGCGGCTGATCGAGGACGTGGACATCGAGATCACCGCCGTCGAGTTCGGCGCGCAGGCGCTGGAACAACTGCGCAGCACCGTGTTCGACTGCATGATCATCGATCTCAAACTGCCGGACATGGACGGCAGCGAACTGCTCGAGCGCATGGCCAAGGAGGATATCTGCTCCTTCCCGCCGGTGATCGTCTACACCGGGCGCAACCTCACCCGCGACGAGGAAGCGGCGCTGCTCAAGTATTCGCGCTCGATCATCATCAAGGGCGCGCGTTCGCCGGAGCGGCTGCTCGATGAGGTCACGCTGTTCCTGCACAAGGTCGAGTCGGACATGCCGCCCGAGCGGCAGAAGATGCTGAAGAGCGCGCGTAGCCGCGAGAAGGCCTTCGAAGGCCGCAAGATCCTGGTGGTGGACGACGACGTGCGCAACGTCTTCGCCCTGACCAGCGCGCTGGAGCAGAAGGGCGCGCTGGTGGAAATCGCCCGCAACGGCCTGGAAGCGATCGACAAGCTGCAGCATGCAACCGACATCGATCTGGTGCTGATGGACATCATGATGCCGGAGTTGGATGGCTTCACCGCCATGCAGGAAATCCGCAAGGAGGCGCGCTTTGCCAAGCTGCCGATCATCGCGGTGACCGCCAAGGCGATGAAGGACGATCAGGATCGCTGCCTGCGCTCCGGCGCCAATGATTACCTGGCCAAACCCATTGACCTCGACCGGCTGTTCTCGCTGATCCGCGTCTGGCTGCCGAAAGTGGAGCTGCTGTGA
- a CDS encoding YqaE/Pmp3 family membrane protein encodes MDLIRIIFAILLPPLGVFLQVGFAGAFWLNILLTLLGYIPGIIHAVWIIARR; translated from the coding sequence ATGGACCTTATCCGCATCATCTTCGCGATTCTGCTGCCACCGCTTGGCGTCTTTCTCCAGGTCGGTTTTGCCGGTGCCTTCTGGCTGAACATCCTGCTCACGCTGCTGGGCTACATTCCGGGCATCATTCACGCCGTCTGGATCATCGCCCGCCGCTGA
- a CDS encoding LEA type 2 family protein produces the protein MHPSATLHLPRQPLRLLLIALLALTLGACAALSPRDPLNVQVAGIQPLQGEGLEARFLVKLRLQNPNEGAIDYSGVALDLEINGRRLASGVSDQRGTVPRFGESVLEVPVTISAFSAARQALGLAENIGIDAVPYVLRGKLAGGLFGTQRFVEKGTIDLSPALTSPYRRP, from the coding sequence GTGCATCCATCCGCCACGCTCCACCTGCCACGGCAGCCGCTGCGTCTGCTGCTGATCGCCCTGCTCGCCCTGACCCTGGGCGCCTGCGCGGCACTGTCCCCGCGCGACCCGCTCAACGTTCAGGTCGCCGGCATCCAGCCGCTGCAGGGCGAGGGCCTGGAGGCTCGCTTCCTGGTCAAGCTGCGCCTGCAGAACCCCAACGAGGGCGCCATCGACTACAGCGGCGTCGCCCTCGACCTGGAAATCAACGGCCGGCGGCTGGCCAGTGGTGTCAGCGACCAGCGTGGTACGGTGCCGCGCTTCGGCGAGAGCGTGCTCGAAGTACCGGTGACCATCTCGGCCTTTTCCGCGGCACGCCAGGCACTGGGCCTGGCCGAGAACATTGGCATCGACGCCGTGCCCTACGTGCTGCGCGGCAAGCTCGCCGGCGGCCTGTTCGGCACCCAGCGCTTCGTCGAGAAGGGCACCATCGATCTGTCCCCGGCACTGACGTCCCCCTATCGCCGCCCTTGA
- a CDS encoding chemotaxis protein CheB produces MSSSDQAILQARRQPPIEAVVIGTSAGGLEALGVVLEGLPSTYRPPILVVQHVPAHGRSQLVEIFARRTRLRVTEAEDKDPLSSGMLCFAAPGYHLLVEGDRSLSLSQDDAVHFSRPSIDVLFESAADVWGPQVAGVLLTGANEDGAAGLEAIHRVGGLTVIQDPAEAAVPTMPRAALQRFAPDYILPLRDIQRLLRELE; encoded by the coding sequence ATGAGCAGCTCCGATCAGGCGATCCTGCAGGCCAGACGCCAGCCGCCCATCGAGGCCGTGGTGATCGGCACCTCGGCTGGCGGGCTGGAGGCGCTGGGCGTGGTGCTCGAGGGCCTGCCAAGCACCTATCGCCCGCCGATCCTGGTGGTGCAGCATGTCCCGGCCCACGGCCGGAGCCAGCTGGTGGAGATCTTCGCGCGCAGAACCCGGTTGCGGGTCACGGAAGCAGAAGACAAGGATCCGCTAAGCTCGGGCATGCTGTGTTTCGCGGCGCCCGGTTATCACCTGCTGGTCGAAGGCGACCGCAGCCTGTCGCTGAGCCAGGATGATGCCGTGCACTTTTCGCGGCCTTCGATCGACGTGCTGTTCGAATCCGCGGCCGATGTCTGGGGGCCGCAGGTGGCGGGCGTGCTGCTGACCGGCGCCAACGAGGACGGCGCTGCCGGCCTCGAGGCGATCCATCGGGTCGGTGGCCTGACCGTGATCCAGGACCCTGCCGAAGCGGCGGTGCCGACCATGCCGCGCGCGGCGCTGCAGCGCTTCGCACCGGACTACATCTTGCCCCTACGTGACATTCAACGACTGTTGCGAGAACTGGAGTGA